The nucleotide sequence gcaactaaactgcaacggactcacgagtaagattgacgagatagtcgacttcatgagtcggttcggaattaagatagctgcggtccaggagacaaaactgcacgctagctcccccctgattaccaAGGACGGCTACAATGTAcaccgaaaggaccgcgagcgagacaacggtggtggcctagcgttcatagtacactattcagtgcagtatcgccttattgatgaaggcatcgaccgcagggacagcaccttagaacgtcaaggtatagctgtccattcaggcgatgccgagctcgaaatatgggtatattcaataacgcattataatgcgcaacgtacttttgcagtgttggcaatgcgttcagaaatgcaaatatggcagtacagtaggttctgtttttatgcggcttttttatgcggttttgaaatagtgcggttttttttaaattacaaaatgcatgtcgacctatcgggaattgtacatataaacaagattctaaaccagctaagcaaaaactcatcacagattacatcagaaatgctaaccctacaagtatggaaccgcctgcataactatctagatcagacgtgtacatttcctcaagtgacgaaagtgattttacgccaaatcctaaacgaatgcgcaacatgcgtgtattgtctgattctatttctgacttaaatttatttttcgattctgacgtttcttaaataaagatataattttcaaaaatacaatattttgtttatgcaattttatttaattatttcagattcatgcggtctatggaacgtatctatagttataatatgtgactagtgcccttttttatgcgattttattacattatttcagatttatgcggttttagcacttttgaaacgtatccacagttttactatagaactagtagctttttttatgctgtttcttgcggaacgtatctaccgcataaaaacagaacctactgtactgcaaatgcatcgcgttcgaaaacgccatttttgtatcaaacgtcacggattatttgcaggaaaaattttaatactgccaatctatcaattgcaacacttgtcacattggcagtgctgccagcgctgcaattactgcgcatttataatgcgtttctgaatataccctatataatatttacataccccctgtcacctgctgccaggcaggatatctccccgatattggtgcgctcatcaggggagaaaaccgattggtagtaggtgagtttaacgcgcatcacgatctttggcattcaagcctgccaaatgatcgtaggggacagctattggcagagcagatagtcgattcgacgttcagcactgtaaacgacgacgcccccaccagggtagtgggcaattacagcagctcgcctgacataacaattgctagcgcaggtctgataaatagcataacctggcgacctatgctatcgcttgcatcagaccacttgcccattatcatctcgatcgagagatctgccgactttgtttccgcggatcaccggtcatacgtcaactttaacaaagctgattggaccagattcgcggaatttactgaggacattttcgcagccctacccactcccaccaatgtgcgcgcaggcgaacgcgcacccgcaaggcgatcacagccgccgcggctcgaTTCATACCCGCTGGATggatccgggaattacgtcccaacttcccagccgaagcagccgttatggcaaacgagcgtgaccgtctacgccaggccgatcctgGGGATCCTCGAATTAAGCatctcaattcggagatccggcaactggtcacccaacataagcggaccaaatgggtggagcatctgaagtcctgtaacttcacctctggtgtgagcaagctctggtccaccgtaaggtccctgtcgaacccgacgaagcacaacgacaaggtggatatcaccttcaacggtcgtacttcgtcggacccgaagagatgcgcgagctattttagccggcaatttatactgcaccctccggtcgacagatccaaacgttgtgccaccagacggttgctcaaactgccctacaacagtgcaccgcttactttcaccagcgacgaggttcagggggtcATCAAACgaatgaaaccatcaaaagccatcggccccgacggactaaacatgctaaTGCTGAAAaaactgggtccattgggagtagaatacctcactaaggtcttcaatctgtccatggccactctcattattcctgataagtggaaattagggagagtggtcccactactgaagcctgggaaacccgccaaccaaggggagtcttatcgtccgataactcccctttccccagtagtgaagacacttgaagcccttctactcccactcctcacacaacacctgactccagccccacaccagcatggtttccgtagagtgcacagcaccaccacggcggcactcaccgtcataaacacccaggtaaaccgcggtctaaaccaaaaccgcccctgcgagaggactgtcctagtagcgttggacttacaaaaggctttcgatacagtcagccacgccacgctactagatgacattttacagtcgacactcccgccagggctgaagaggtggaccgcgaactacctgagtggtcgtcactcgtcggtgatatttcgaaacCAAACCtccaaacagagaaaaataaagcaaggagtaccgcagggtggtgtcctttcacccttgctttttaatttctatatttcgaaactcccccagccaccagaggtagtctcactggtctcatacgccgacgactgcacgataatggcgtcgggctatgacattgatggcctatgctctaaggtaaacgactacctcgcccgcctttctcgcttcctCACTgcgaaaaacttaaaactttctcccactaaattcacggcgaccctttttacaacctggacaaaggaggtcaagctgcaacttcaggtgcacgtcgatgataccccaataccgacggttaataaccccagaattttgggagtcacctttgacagcttgctctccttctcagcgcacacaaccgctattgcaacgagagtacagaatcgcaacaaggtcctcaagtcgctcgccggcagcacttggggcaaagacaaagaaatgttgctgtcgactttcaaagcaataggccgaccggttctcaactatgccgcgcctgtctggtcgcctggaaccagtgatacgcaatggacgaagctacagacctgccaaaatactgccattaggaccgcgacaggatgtctcctgatgccCCAATTCAACACCTACACGATGAGGCTAACATGCTCcctgttaaggagcacaacaaaatgctcggcaagcagtttctgctagggtgtcaccgcaggcctcacccatgcagacacctgctcgagcccgatccacctcccaggcacatcaggagacacttcctcaactacgtggacgagatcctggacaaaactgacagaccactccaggatcagacagtatgCAGACAGATCATTAACGACatccatcgggagacccttaccaccttccaaagctcccgacccccgaatgccgttatcggagtccaaccaccacccatcgcagatgaagagctccagcttccccaagagtcccgcgtaatcttggcacaattacgttctggatactgtagcaggttaaactcctacctattcagaatcgaccccgacatactaaacatatgtccagcatgtgaaggcaccccgcacgacactaaccaccttttcacatgccccaacaaacccactcatctaacacccctctccctgtggacccaacccgtcgaaacagcccgTTTCCTGGGCcaaccgttagatgagctagacgaagacgaccggtaattacactacactgacagggcgaagatactgctacaacaacaacaacaataactcttctccgatttctttaaaattttggcACAGTATTTAGGAAGCAATGTGCTTTAGAAGGaagtaaaaaaccaaaattccatgttttgaaaataaatccatAAAATTCGTTTTAAAGTTTCTATGCCTCAAGTTCCCCCTACTAACCTACTTTGGTTAAAGTCATCTATCTCCGTAAGTATTTCTCGGATTTCCTTGAAATTTTGGCACATTATTTAGGAAGCAATGTGCTTTAGAAGGaagtaaaacaccaaaattagctTTTGCGCTTCATTATTCcaccaatattcataaattcaactagtaaaaatgcaaatattttattgtatttatattaatgagaatagataaaatttgtaagacattatttgtgaaatttaattaatctaTATACTTTTATTAATACACCAAACCAGTATCTCCGACGTTCATTCGCTCTCTGATTTTGGTAGTATAAAGCGCGTGGtcgtatttaaaataaacacacatttttcaacttaaaaatatgaaaacaataaaaataataataccaaACGTAGACGTTAACACTTTTATGCTGATCTTACTAATATTTAAGCCAGTCATGCAGGTTagggaacttttttttttatggataaataatatttaaatttagtgGTGAGGAGCGTACAAACAATTCAACTACTACTCCAGATATACTTAGCGTACTACAAGTAGTACACCCGTTTTTTGTCGGAGTAGTGCGTTCACAGTGCTTTGCATTTGCTAACcgatttgttgttgtgttatAGGACACAATGGTCAACTAAGTGCAtcgataacattttttttttgtcaaattccTAAGTTTCGTAATACATTTTGTTAGTGTGAAGGTATTTGTGAAAACCAAAGAAATTCTTGCACTGGAAAGTTCGCCTGATTTTCTGCGTTAAACAGTAAAATTGTTCGTggtgtgaaaatttttaaaatctagctAAACATGTACAAGCTGGCGGGGATGAATGGTTGATTATATACAAATGAAATGTACgttcgaaacaaaaaataacatttaaaataactaaatatataaaaacttaactttatgtaagtttttttttgtttttcgagttTATCATTAAGTTGTGATTGTATTGGTCACTTGTCTTTTTGATCACAATTAATCGCTTTATCTAgcgttattttatatattacatgCATAAATTATGGCAACATTCAAATAAACGCGCTGGCTTTACTTtagttaattatattaaaacagaattatttaaaatctaatGGTTAAGCTGAAAACGACGATTCTTCAACCGCTCGCGCGCCCCAGAGTCTTTCGGTACAAAATTCTACAACTAATTATTATCAAATAAACAGGAAAATACTATAGCGTAACACGACCTTTCGAAATCACTTTGTTCAGTGTACTCTGGCATGACTGCACATCTTCGTAGTCTCGCGCCCATTCGACTAAATTTCGCTCAGTCTCATGTAAGCGTATTGTTCCCAAACGTagtccaccatttttcagcgCCGCAATGCAATGGCACGCTAGTAGCTTAAAGCATTGACGTCGCATTACATTGTGTGCAGCGCTATCCCAGTGGGGTGTTGCTCGTACGATAGGCCATGCCAGGGTAACATAGTCCAATAATGCATCCCAATTCCCAGAGTCATATAACTGTTTGGTGTGCCCATTGAGTAAACGTTTAAACTCGCTAAGATGCAGCGCAGCACGTGAATATGCGCTACTGTCTGTTTTCTTACAAAGACGTGAAGTGGGCAGTGAGCGAAATATTTGCCGTTTGGCGTGTAATAATTCCTCTTCTAGGGGactgcaaataatttataacaatgaacaaaatattgtatttgtaaatttatatttgacTCACTCTATATCCGGCATAGGTAGTCGTATACGTAACCGCTCTTCAGTTTTTGGATCACCCGCAACCAACTCGTCAACAATTAGTTCAATAAGTTGTTGTTGCGACATGCCTTGCAACAACACTGGCAAGGGTGTTTCTCCATTAATTTGAGCAATTGGTTTATTGCAAACGCCATCTTCGCTCTCAAGCCGCAATTTCTTCACAAGTGGTGTTCCCGGCggccataatttttgttttgctttggtTGGCGAAGGCATTATTGGTGGTTCAGGAGCCGGCGGTGTACTGCCCATGGTAAGACGCTTACGCGGTGAACTGCGCAATATCATGCTTGTACTTAGTGGTACCTTCGTT is from Anastrepha ludens isolate Willacy chromosome 4, idAnaLude1.1, whole genome shotgun sequence and encodes:
- the LOC128860128 gene encoding uncharacterized protein LOC128860128 codes for the protein MTTATTPQQQYPQEHIRFVLSEIPSRLEALHFTNGGATTPTGAPNRHSPNEPTPATIFANPHPVDNATNVPHSHDNILVPIPSPDEMIIRQRGRRRFNNAASPDTGNTPLRMPFQRTPTKVPLSTSMILRSSPRKRLTMGSTPPAPEPPIMPSPTKAKQKLWPPGTPLVKKLRLESEDGVCNKPIAQINGETPLPVLLQGMSQQQLIELIVDELVAGDPKTEERLRIRLPMPDIDPLEEELLHAKRQIFRSLPTSRLCKKTDSSAYSRAALHLSEFKRLLNGHTKQLYDSGNWDALLDYVTLAWPIVRATPHWDSAAHNVMRRQCFKLLACHCIAALKNGGLRLGTIRLHETERNLVEWARDYEDVQSCQSTLNKVISKGRVTL